A single genomic interval of Streptococcus oralis subsp. dentisani harbors:
- the thrS gene encoding threonine--tRNA ligase, translating into MIKITFPDGAVREFESGVTTFEIAQSISNSLAKKALAGKFNGKLIDTTRAITEDGSIEIVTPDHEDALPILRHSAAHLFAQAARRLFPDIHLGVGPAIEDGFYYDTDNQAGQISNEDLPRIEEEMQKIVKENFPSIREEVTKDEAREIFKNDPYKLELIEEHSEDEGGLTIYRQGEYVDLCRGPHVPSTGRIQIFHLLHVAGAYWRGNSDNAMMQRIYGTAWFDKKDLKNYLQMREEAKERDHRKLGKELDLFMISQEVGQGLPFWLPNGATIRRELERYIVDKEIAAGYQHVYTPPLASVELYKTSGHWDHYREDMFPTMDMGDGEEFVLRPMNCPHHIQVFKHHVHSYRELPIRIAEIGMMHRYEKSGALTGLQRVREMSLNDGHLFVTPEQIQEEFQRALQLIIDVYEDFNLTEYRFRLSLRDPQDTHKYFDNDEMWENAQTMLRAALDEMGVDYFEAEGEAAFYGPKLDIQVKTALGKEETLSTIQLDFLLPERFDLKYIGADGEEHRPVMIHRGVISTMERFTAILIENYKGAFPTWLAPHQVTLIPVSNEKHVDYAWEVAKKLRDRGIRADVDERNEKMQFKIRASQTSKIPYQLIVGDKEMEDGTVNVRRYGQKETQTVLVDDFVQAILADIANKSRVEKFDII; encoded by the coding sequence ATGATTAAGATTACTTTCCCAGATGGCGCTGTTCGTGAATTCGAATCTGGCGTGACAACTTTTGAAATTGCCCAATCTATCAGCAATTCCCTAGCTAAAAAAGCCTTGGCTGGTAAATTCAACGGTAAACTCATTGACACGACTCGTGCTATCACTGAAGATGGAAGCATCGAAATCGTGACACCTGATCACGAAGATGCCCTTCCAATCTTGCGCCACTCAGCGGCTCACTTGTTCGCCCAAGCAGCTCGTCGCCTTTTCCCAGATATTCACTTGGGTGTTGGTCCAGCTATCGAGGATGGTTTCTACTACGATACGGATAATCAAGCTGGTCAAATTTCTAACGAAGACCTTCCTCGTATCGAAGAAGAAATGCAAAAAATCGTCAAAGAAAACTTCCCATCAATCCGTGAAGAAGTGACGAAAGACGAGGCGCGTGAAATCTTTAAGAACGACCCTTACAAGTTGGAATTGATTGAAGAACACTCTGAAGACGAAGGCGGTTTAACTATCTACCGTCAAGGCGAATACGTGGACCTTTGCCGTGGCCCACACGTTCCGTCAACAGGTCGCATCCAAATCTTCCACCTTCTCCATGTAGCTGGTGCTTACTGGCGTGGAAATAGCGACAATGCCATGATGCAACGGATCTACGGTACAGCTTGGTTTGACAAGAAAGACTTGAAGAACTACCTTCAAATGCGTGAAGAGGCCAAAGAACGTGACCACCGTAAACTTGGTAAAGAGCTTGACCTCTTCATGATTTCTCAAGAAGTTGGACAAGGTTTGCCATTCTGGTTGCCAAATGGTGCGACAATCCGTCGTGAATTGGAACGCTACATTGTCGATAAGGAAATAGCTGCAGGCTACCAACACGTTTACACTCCACCACTTGCCTCTGTAGAGCTTTACAAGACTTCTGGTCACTGGGATCACTACCGTGAAGATATGTTCCCAACCATGGACATGGGAGACGGTGAAGAGTTTGTCCTCCGCCCAATGAACTGCCCACACCACATCCAAGTCTTCAAACACCATGTTCACTCATACCGTGAGTTGCCAATCCGTATCGCTGAAATCGGTATGATGCACCGTTATGAAAAATCTGGTGCCCTTACTGGTCTTCAACGTGTACGTGAAATGTCTCTTAACGACGGTCACCTCTTTGTTACTCCAGAACAAATCCAAGAAGAATTCCAACGCGCCCTTCAGTTGATTATCGATGTTTATGAAGACTTCAACTTGACTGAATACCGCTTCCGTCTCTCTCTTCGCGACCCTCAAGATACTCACAAGTACTTTGATAACGATGAGATGTGGGAGAATGCCCAAACCATGCTTCGTGCCGCCCTTGATGAAATGGGTGTGGACTACTTTGAAGCCGAAGGTGAAGCAGCCTTCTACGGACCAAAATTGGATATTCAAGTTAAGACAGCCCTTGGAAAAGAAGAAACCCTTTCAACTATCCAGCTTGACTTCTTGCTTCCAGAACGCTTCGACCTTAAATATATCGGAGCTGATGGCGAAGAGCACCGTCCAGTTATGATCCACCGTGGAGTTATCTCAACCATGGAACGCTTCACAGCTATCTTGATTGAAAACTACAAGGGTGCCTTCCCAACATGGCTGGCACCACACCAAGTAACCCTCATCCCAGTATCTAACGAAAAACACGTGGACTACGCTTGGGAAGTGGCTAAGAAACTCCGTGACCGTGGTATCCGTGCTGATGTGGATGAACGTAATGAAAAAATGCAGTTCAAGATCCGTGCTTCACAAACCAGCAAGATCCCGTACCAATTGATCGTTGGGGACAAGGAAATGGAAGACGGAACTGTCAACGTTCGTCGCTATGGTCAAAAAGAAACACAAACTGTCTTAGTTGATGACTTTGTTCAAGCAATCCTAGCTGATATTGCCAACAAATCACGCGTTGAGAAATTCGATATTATATAA